Proteins encoded together in one Anaerotignum propionicum DSM 1682 window:
- a CDS encoding flagellar biosynthetic protein FliO, with the protein MIFLTFLSVILILFLSYWFTKYVGTKTMKFRASRHMEIVDRLSISQDKSVVVLKVQKNYYLLSLSPNGVGLIKELDNIDEEAFQMSEELHSKGEYDFKEVLSQYLPGRKK; encoded by the coding sequence ATGATTTTTTTGACCTTTCTATCAGTCATCTTAATTTTATTTCTGAGCTATTGGTTTACAAAGTATGTGGGTACGAAGACAATGAAATTCAGAGCTTCACGACACATGGAAATTGTAGATAGATTATCCATTTCCCAGGATAAATCTGTTGTTGTTTTAAAAGTGCAGAAAAATTATTATTTGTTGTCTTTATCCCCCAATGGGGTCGGACTTATTAAAGAATTAGATAATATAGATGAAGAAGCTTTTCAAATGTCGGAAGAGCTTCATAGTAAAGGCGAATATGACTTCAAGGAAGTCTTGTCCCAGTATTTACCGGGAAGAAAGAAATAA
- a CDS encoding response regulator has protein sequence MAKILLVDDASFMRMMIKDALTKNGYSDIYEAADGVEAVAKYTEIHPDLVIMDITMPNMDGLGALKAIKQMDPSANVVMCSAMGQEAMVIEAIKSGAKDFIVKPFKPDRILKTVTTVLG, from the coding sequence ATGGCTAAAATTTTATTGGTGGATGACGCTTCTTTCATGAGAATGATGATTAAAGATGCACTGACAAAAAACGGTTATAGTGACATCTATGAAGCGGCAGACGGTGTAGAGGCAGTTGCGAAGTATACAGAAATTCACCCTGATTTGGTAATTATGGATATTACCATGCCTAATATGGATGGTTTGGGTGCACTAAAAGCAATCAAACAGATGGATCCTTCTGCAAATGTGGTAATGTGTTCTGCTATGGGTCAGGAAGCAATGGTAATTGAGGCAATCAAATCTGGCGCTAAGGATTTCATTGTAAAACCCTTTAAGCCTGATAGAATTTTGAAGACAGTAACAACTGTACTGGGGTAA
- the fliN gene encoding flagellar motor switch protein FliN: protein MADKIFNSLEMDAIGEILNISLGASATAVSTMLDRRVDITVPTVMVSSKESFEFTYMEPAVAVEITYVTGLSGNNIMLLKRHDVKVIVEILMGSEIPEEEFELNDINMSAIREVMNQMMGSSSTALAELLGEPVNISTPTSFEINTVAEFAEKYLLDDQPMVVVRFSLKVEDSLESEFLNIMTVDLARKLLSCFGLPIGDLPDDSQDAVPEPPAPAVETQEMNYQNFQESEPEEKSSSGGMMSQEEIEKLMSQSFQSATPGDTQPEPAKTPSAESSSGGKLSQEEIEKLLSQSFQSNTPVTQPEPVKTEVSQNNVVAPVVENTPARPAPQPSYAPQQSYAPGANTSPAQPKVINVKPNADLNRGESLLDQERKENLDLIMGVPLEISVEIGRTKKNVREILEYNKGSLIVLDKLAGEQVDIYVNGQCIAKGDVVVVDDNFGVRVTEVLKKI from the coding sequence ATGGCCGATAAGATTTTTAACTCTTTAGAGATGGACGCCATTGGCGAAATTCTAAACATCAGCCTTGGGGCATCTGCTACAGCAGTTTCAACTATGCTCGACAGAAGAGTTGATATTACTGTTCCAACTGTAATGGTATCAAGCAAAGAAAGCTTTGAGTTTACATATATGGAGCCGGCAGTTGCGGTGGAAATAACTTATGTTACGGGGTTAAGCGGCAATAATATTATGTTGCTGAAACGACACGATGTTAAGGTGATTGTTGAGATTCTGATGGGATCGGAAATCCCAGAAGAGGAATTTGAGCTAAATGACATCAATATGAGTGCAATACGCGAGGTAATGAATCAGATGATGGGGTCATCCTCTACCGCCTTGGCGGAACTGTTGGGAGAGCCTGTTAATATTTCTACACCGACCTCGTTTGAAATTAATACAGTGGCTGAATTTGCTGAAAAGTACTTACTGGATGACCAGCCAATGGTTGTGGTAAGGTTTTCACTGAAAGTGGAAGACTCTTTGGAAAGCGAATTTTTAAACATTATGACGGTAGATTTGGCAAGAAAGCTGCTGTCATGTTTTGGACTGCCAATTGGAGACTTGCCGGATGATTCTCAGGATGCTGTGCCTGAACCACCTGCACCTGCGGTGGAAACCCAGGAAATGAACTATCAAAACTTCCAAGAATCTGAGCCTGAGGAGAAGTCATCTTCAGGAGGAATGATGAGCCAGGAGGAGATTGAGAAATTAATGTCTCAAAGCTTTCAAAGTGCTACTCCCGGCGATACCCAGCCTGAACCGGCAAAAACACCGTCGGCGGAATCATCTTCCGGAGGAAAGCTGAGTCAGGAGGAAATTGAAAAACTGCTGTCTCAAAGCTTTCAGAGTAATACTCCTGTTACCCAACCTGAACCGGTTAAAACAGAGGTAAGTCAGAATAATGTGGTTGCACCTGTGGTGGAAAATACGCCTGCAAGGCCTGCGCCACAACCAAGCTATGCGCCACAGCAAAGTTATGCGCCTGGGGCAAACACCTCTCCGGCGCAACCCAAGGTGATTAATGTCAAGCCAAATGCTGATTTAAACAGAGGGGAAAGCTTGCTGGATCAGGAGCGTAAGGAAAACTTAGATTTGATTATGGGTGTACCACTGGAGATTTCTGTGGAAATTGGTCGCACAAAGAAAAATGTTCGAGAAATTCTCGAATACAATAAGGGATCATTGATTGTATTGGATAAGCTTGCTGGTGAGCAGGTTGATATCTATGTAAATGGTCAGTGTATTGCAAAGGGCGACGTGGTTGTCGTTGATGATAATTTTGGTGTGCGTGTAACAGAGGTTTTAAAGAAAATATAA